Proteins encoded by one window of Candidatus Methylomirabilota bacterium:
- a CDS encoding GTP-binding protein, whose protein sequence is MQERKDIRNVAIIAHVDHGKTTLVDAMLWQSGIFRANEHVVERVMDSIDLEREKGITIMAKNTAIHYQGVKINIVDTPGHADFGGEVERTLTLVDGVLLLVDAAEGPLPQTRFVLKKALEAGLTPVVVINKIDRQDARAAEVLDEVYDLFIDLDAAVEQLEFPVLYTDARKG, encoded by the coding sequence TCATCGCCCACGTCGACCACGGGAAGACCACCCTCGTGGACGCCATGCTCTGGCAGTCCGGTATCTTCCGCGCCAACGAGCACGTGGTCGAGCGGGTCATGGACTCGATCGACCTGGAGCGGGAGAAGGGCATCACGATCATGGCCAAGAACACGGCCATCCACTACCAGGGCGTCAAGATCAACATCGTGGACACGCCCGGCCACGCCGACTTCGGCGGGGAGGTGGAGCGGACGCTGACCCTGGTGGACGGCGTGCTGCTGCTGGTGGACGCGGCCGAAGGCCCCCTGCCCCAGACCCGCTTCGTGCTGAAGAAGGCGCTCGAGGCCGGCCTCACCCCGGTGGTGGTCATCAACAAGATCGACCGCCAGGACGCCCGCGCCGCCGAGGTGCTGGACGAGGTCTACGACCTCTTCATCGACCTGGACGCGGCGGTGGAGCAGCTCGAGTTCCCGGTGCTCTACACCGACGCGCGCAAGGG